A window of Lates calcarifer isolate ASB-BC8 unplaced genomic scaffold, TLL_Latcal_v3 _unitig_4817_quiver_941, whole genome shotgun sequence genomic DNA:
AGTCCAGACAGTCTACAAGGGACCCAGTTTAAACAGAATTatagatgaaaataaaagaaaaaactggtCAGTTTCTGCTGCCACGTGATCAGCTAATATGGTTTCTGCTGATCACATTTGAAACTTTTCTGCCAAGTTTGGTTGTTATAGGCTTTAAAGCTTCTGACATAATGTTGTGTTTCTTAttgggaaaagaagaagaatgacTGAAACATTGCCAACAGGAGCCATTGTCCCAGAGTGGACAGAGTGTTGAGGAAACATCACAGAGGACATTATGACAGAGCATTGGTGTTTGGTCTCCAGCACAGTGGATTTATAAGACATGGTTGTttcagagggagggaaagactTTACAGCATGATTTGATATTAAAATCAGGTTGATGTGTTGGTTCTTAACGGAAAACTCATTATCAAACATTCATAGTTCTTGAGAGGCAGTTCGTGCTCCCTCCCACCCCTAACCTATGAACTGTTGAGTTTTGAAACCACAGGAACATTCTGTTGTTTCTAAAGAGTCTCGTCtacattaacacattttctcGTGTGGTTTGTTTCTGAGCTCAAACTgtcagcagcatctgcagcatctaaaacacacacaccaacacacagtgagaaaactgacaggaggctttttaaaaatagtccATGCATCAGTCAGAACATCTGTGGGTTTGAACCTTTTCTGAGTGTGAGAAAGTTCAACAGCTCCTGTGAAAACTGTAACGCTTATCACCGACTTTAACGAAGGTAAGAGggaattaaaaacacagcatgaggaaagaggaaaaataaaagtatctCTTTTCTAGACCCAAAGCATGATGGGATGCTTTCTGCTTCAGGATGTTAATGAAGACTCCAACTTCCAGGTTCTGTTTTGGTCATTCCCACAGTGCATCAGTCCCATCACAATCAATCACTAATCAGTGTACCTGCACCTGGTGATAGATACAATGTGAGTTAGATCTGATAAAATGTTTAGAGCAACCTTCATGTCAGAGTATAAGTGGATATATAGACAAATATATATTACAAAATGACAGCTAATCGCTGCGTACCTCTGCAGGATGAGCACGAGCGTCActggagagacaaaagaaacaaacatcagtcatCGACTCATCTACAGGAATATATCAAACCGGAGTCAGTAACTCACTCAGTGTGAAGCAGAGAGCTCTGACCTCCATGATGtcttcagactgaaacacagtgaTGTCGTTAaaacttcctcttcctgtgcagGTTTTGTGTAAAGCTGATGTAAAAGCTGAGGTTAGACACACTTTGGCTTCATGCAGCATCGTGGCTACAggccgtctgtctgtctgtctgaggacTTCTGTTGTACGTCTGTCACCAAGTCTCTCCTGTTCTCTTTCTTTGACACACAGATATTCATTGAGTGCAGACAACTGtcactttaatgttttattttcgCCTCAAACACAGGCTGAGGACTGTAACTCTGTGACACTAtgaggctgcagagacacaaaaacctACACAGTCTGTAGACCGAGTCTGTAGATATCACATATGTCCTCCAGTCTTTATCTCCTTCATCTCCCTTTATcgcattttcttctttctgtttcacttttaatcaccctcacacacacacacaccgtggCTACAAGAGAACAATGATGTGTCCACCACTGTGACCTCTACACTCTTTATTAACAAACACTTCATTTAATCTGATGATTCTGcaacaaattaacaaataaacaacagagtAATGAGACAGGCAGTAAGAAATAAAAACCACTGatcataaacacataaacaaaaggCAAAGTCCATGTGACGGCCATCCAACACCACAGGAAGTTAGTCTCTTCACCAGATAaaggacacacactgacagtggaTTAAATGTTGAGGCTGTCATTAACAGAGATTTCTACTGatgctgattttgttttctaatcAAAGTGTACATGATGTGATTTACAGAACAGATGAGCTGTagcagtttaaaaacatgtaaCTGAATCTAATAAATTAGTCAGCGTCTCTGCAGCTTTAGAGTAACATTAGCTGCAGACAGATGAATGTAATAAGATGGTTTCTGTCATCTGCACATTTGATCGTTTGATTGAACCTAAAAATAAGTTGTACCTTTCATAAGTAACTCTGAAAGaatgtaaaacaataataaatgacatgagtatactgtatataaatattataCTGAAAAGACCTTCAAGTTCAACCTTATATTTGATTAGCAAAGCGAGCTAATGATTCCACACTTTCACACTCCTCATTCATTTTGCAGAGATTTGGTCATAAAcgaaatgatgaatgatgaatttaTCAGATAACGGTGCGACGGGAAAAATTAAAGGATTATCAAAAAGACCAAATTCATCTGTTAGTTGACATGAGCATCATTTGTTGAAGCATGTATCTTCAGCACCATCGACAGCTAACTGTCCTCACCTCCATCATCTGTTGGTAATAAAAAAGGAACACGTGTAAAACATAAGCAGACAGATGGGCTTAATGTAATGATGTATGTGACGTGATGTCTGACCTCTCCCACGGGGTTTTTAAGTTTTTTCCAGGTGACCTTCGTTGGAGAATTGTCATTTCCACCACTTGAAACCTGGATCCGTCTGAACCTCTGAACTGTGACGGAGAAAAAACCAGTAGTGTCAATTCAAAcattgaagaagaagaagagagctgcattagtgaataaaaacaaatgaaacttaCAGTGACCATGTTTCCAGCCTCCTTGGTCGACACTGGAAACTTGTATTTGCTACTCGTCGTGTGAAACTCAATATTTACCATCTGTATGAAGGAGATTCAATGATGAACGACAGAGAGAAGCTTCTTGTAGATATGAACTAACCTCAGTCCTACGCTTTAGaaacatcacacagtacttATCTGTACTCATCATTACCTCTTTGGACTTCTTTCTGAGACGAACAGAATTGCGACTCAGGTTGACCTGATCCAGAACAGCACGGCTGGTGGTTGGTACTTCCTGTCTGTCGGGGGTGGATGTCTgaaggaggaggcagagttAGAGCTGACTAACACTCAGTTACCTTTAAAGATCAAGGCAAAGGGACCTAACTCTAATAAAGCTGACTTACACGTGGGTGGCACAGTggagcagtggttagcactgccGCCTCTATCTCCAGTTCTGGGTTCGAGCTCTCATTCGTCCAGGACTTCTCTGTGTGGCCTCTGTATGTTGGGGTTCTCTCcgggttctccagcttcctcccatcATCCAAAGACAcgcaggttaactggtgactcgAAATCACCTGTGAGcgtgattggttgtttgtctctgtgtgttggccCGGTGATGGACTGATGATCTGTCCAATCAGTCCGACTTCCACAGCCTCTGCTGGCTCCGTCTGAGGCTTCGTCAGtggttttctttcactttctctgttgGTGTTCAACCAAACCTGAGTTTGGTTCCTTCTGGATGAGTTCGTCTTTACTCTTCTAGTTTCAAGCTGTTCATTCACCTCAGTCGCTGTttgaaaacaacagtaaatttgaagaaaaaaactatttaaatgagagaatactgtgttttctttctcaacCCAAACACTGATAAATTCATACAACAGTTTCTATTTAAACATGTCTGAGGAACCTGATGAGGATGGTTCATTTGTGACCtactggttttgttttggctccatgtccacacagaaaaggaaatCGCAGAAATAACCATTAAACCCAAAACAGCATTCATGCTGACATAGGCAGCCCAAGATTGAGACAATGGGGCCACGAAGAACTCATctgaaaagataaaacacaacatgagaCCAGATCTCTGCCGTTAAAGCCTGTGACTGTGGTCACATGATGAATTCTACCTGGAACAtgaatctctgtctctgtggtctggttggttttgttctgttggactctacaggtgaagctgttgctgtgtctcttctccacagtcactctgctgctgacagtatagaggtcatcaggacctctgactgtctctgtaggtccagcagagaggaggtttccctcaccgtccagccacaacacctcaggctctggataccagcCTTCAGACTCACACTCTAA
This region includes:
- the LOC108902380 gene encoding butyrophilin-like protein 9, which translates into the protein MCPCSCFGVCLLILYCLPVTTGAVSSPVITLVGVDRSINAVVLECESEGWYPEPEVLWLDGEGNLLSAGPTETVRGPDDLYTVSSRVTVEKRHSNSFTCRVQQNKTNQTTETEIHVPDEFFVAPLSQSWAAYVSMNAVLGLMVISAISFSVWTWSQNKTTTEVNEQLETRRVKTNSSRRNQTQVWLNTNRESERKPLTKPQTEPAEAVEVGLIGQIISPSPGQHTETNNQSRSQVISSHQLTCVSLDDGRKLENPERTPTYRGHTEKSWTNESSNPELEIEAAVLTTAPLCHPRTSTPDRQEVPTTSRAVLDQVNLSRNSVRLRKKSKEMVNIEFHTTSSKYKFPVSTKEAGNMVTFRGSDGSRFQVVEMTILQRRSPGKNLKTPWER